The Deltaproteobacteria bacterium genome includes the window ATCGGTCGGCGTCGTACTCGGGGGTGGATCGCGAGCGCGCCCGCGCCCTCGCCGGCGAGCGCGTGACCGTGGACCTGCTCCCCGCCGGCCACTTTGTGCACGTCAACGATCCCGGCGGGCTGGTGCGGGTGATGCTCGATCGGTTCTAGGCTCGGTGCCTCCGATGGGGGGCTCCTCGCCGCGGCGGGCGGGCGCCTACATCCACGGCCGTGGGCGGTCCTTCCACCCAGTTGATGTCCCAGGCGCGGTCGACGGTGATGAAGGTGAGCGAATGCGCGGGGAGCCAGGCCTCGTGGACCATCTTCGCGGGCATGAAGTTGTACGAGCCGGGACCGAGCTCGGCCCGCTGCCCGTCGCACGCGAGCACGGCGGTCCCGCGGACCATGACGTGGGTCTCGTTGGCCGTGTGCCAGTGCTTGCGCACATGGATCGCGGCCGGCGTGCGGATCAGCAGCTGCGTCGCCCGGGTGGTCGGGTCGACATGCAGGATCGCGATCTCGGGGGAGCTCACCCCGAGCTCGGGAACGATCCTCTCCCAGGTGAGCTCCTCATATCGGAGAAAAGCGGGTTGCTCGGAAGGCTGTCCCGGCGTCGCCGCACCCGGACGCATCCGTGCCATCATACCGCAGCCGCACGCGGCGGCTGCGAGGACGATGGCGACGACCCGATG containing:
- a CDS encoding cupin domain-containing protein, which codes for MVQHRVVAIVLAAAACGCGMMARMRPGAATPGQPSEQPAFLRYEELTWERIVPELGVSSPEIAILHVDPTTRATQLLIRTPAAIHVRKHWHTANETHVMVRGTAVLACDGQRAELGPGSYNFMPAKMVHEAWLPAHSLTFITVDRAWDINWVEGPPTAVDVGARPPRRGAPHRRHRA